In the genome of Olsenella profusa DSM 13989, one region contains:
- a CDS encoding sensor histidine kinase: MIGLIVGVALGFLFASLIYEGEIRRQGRIFEDKTSLGSIHMGAMLASRGWRRFARIVNAHLALMQQQLSASLAEQRSFRRGLSALGHDMRTPLTGVKGYVQLARRTVDDPGIQARLDAAVERIDAAEGMLDRLQVYARANDPDRSYIYEQVGVLTLLIEVLDDHEIEFRQRGWEPRVSFENEALRVVADREALRRVLDNLVVNALRHGVSPPSLFQQGDANQWSLSITNDLKEGEAVDMTHLFDRFWKADASRRASGMGLGLSIAHSLARDMGMSLRATTGDGAISFILSPLCRDKSNTC; encoded by the coding sequence TTGATTGGCCTGATAGTTGGAGTGGCACTCGGCTTTCTTTTTGCGAGCCTTATCTATGAGGGTGAGATTCGTCGACAGGGACGAATATTCGAGGACAAGACCTCTTTGGGAAGCATTCACATGGGGGCAATGCTTGCTAGCCGAGGATGGAGAAGATTTGCCCGGATAGTGAATGCCCACCTCGCTCTCATGCAGCAGCAATTGAGTGCAAGCCTTGCGGAGCAGAGATCCTTCAGGCGGGGCTTGTCTGCTCTTGGTCATGATATGCGTACCCCTCTTACCGGTGTGAAGGGATACGTGCAGCTTGCAAGAAGGACAGTAGACGATCCTGGGATACAAGCGCGCCTTGATGCCGCAGTCGAAAGAATAGATGCGGCTGAGGGCATGCTTGACAGGCTGCAGGTATACGCGCGGGCGAATGATCCCGATCGCAGCTACATATATGAGCAGGTGGGAGTGCTGACATTACTGATTGAAGTTCTTGACGATCATGAGATCGAGTTTCGCCAACGGGGATGGGAGCCGCGTGTCAGCTTCGAAAACGAAGCGCTTCGAGTTGTTGCCGATCGAGAGGCCCTTCGGAGAGTCCTTGACAATCTCGTTGTTAATGCCTTGCGTCATGGGGTGTCCCCGCCCTCCCTTTTCCAGCAGGGCGATGCAAACCAATGGAGCCTTAGCATTACAAACGACTTGAAGGAGGGGGAAGCGGTGGATATGACTCATCTCTTCGATCGCTTTTGGAAGGCAGATGCCTCGCGCCGTGCGTCTGGCATGGGCTTGGGTCTTTCTATTGCACACTCCCTTGCGCGTGATATGGGGATGTCTCTGCGAGCCACGACTGGCGATGGCGCCATTAGCTTCATCTTGTCCCCGTTGTGCCGGGACAAGTCGAATACCTGCTAG
- the leuS gene encoding leucine--tRNA ligase, which yields MSESASENTSYPSYDAQTIETKWQQRWEDEGLYRTDEDPAKPKRYVLEMFPYPSGDLHMGHARNYTIGDAMARQAHMRGFDVLHPMGFDAFGLPAENAAIKHHTQAAKWTYQNIDRAVRTMRRMGFSFDYDRMFNTCDPEYYRWGQWMFIQMWKRGLAYRATSPVNWCPGCKTVLANEQIVDGRCWRCGSIPERRNLSQWYLKITDYAQELLDDLDTLTGWPENVKAQQRNWIGRSEGAEIDFRLADEDGVTPTDRTITVFTTRADTLFGTTFMVLPPESELAEELVVGTEHEAAYRELRAATERVSSVERQGSDREKHGVPTGRFVINPITGEPFPIWVADYVLMDYGTGAVMGVPCGDQRDFEFAKKYGLDIVPIICEKDGPLYERLKDQRDIVVRDVDWDGAMAIEGYLVQSGAFTGLKGGKHSEGVAAILGWLEEHGCGRAKVQFRLRDWLISRQRYWGNPIPMIHCDDCGDVPVPEDQLPVRLPEGLDLGAGETLAEYAPFFETTCPKCGKPARRITDTMDTFTCSSWYYLRYCDPHNDASPFSREAVDRWMPVDNYIGGIEHAILHLLYSRFWTKVMRDLGLVGTDEPFTNLLCQGMVKDANGDTMSKSKGNVVPPSSVIGPYGADTMRLAILFIAPPEKDFDWDEDAVAGANRFIRRAWRVVWELANAGDAAAPLDVTTLDARAKELNRTLHELGLRCTADFDRGQFNTAISACMELTNAASKYLLETAEGERAASVCWRVAHDLVAMLAPICPHWAEELFHEALGQTGSVYDEPWPAFDAEQAKSDMVEIVVQVKGKNRAHIEVAVDAPKDELETAAREAVAEQIAGRDVRKVIVVPGRLVNIVAV from the coding sequence ATGAGCGAGAGCGCAAGCGAAAACACGAGTTACCCGTCGTATGACGCCCAGACCATAGAGACCAAGTGGCAGCAGAGGTGGGAGGACGAGGGCCTCTACAGGACCGACGAGGACCCCGCCAAGCCCAAGCGGTATGTGCTCGAGATGTTCCCGTACCCCTCCGGCGACCTGCACATGGGTCATGCGCGCAACTACACCATCGGCGACGCCATGGCCCGCCAGGCGCACATGCGCGGCTTTGACGTGCTGCACCCCATGGGCTTCGACGCCTTCGGCCTGCCGGCGGAGAACGCCGCCATCAAGCACCACACGCAGGCGGCCAAGTGGACCTACCAGAACATCGACCGGGCCGTGCGCACCATGAGGCGCATGGGCTTCTCCTTTGACTACGACCGCATGTTCAACACCTGCGACCCCGAGTATTACCGCTGGGGCCAGTGGATGTTCATCCAGATGTGGAAGAGGGGCCTGGCCTACCGCGCCACCTCGCCGGTCAACTGGTGCCCCGGCTGCAAGACGGTGCTCGCCAACGAGCAGATCGTGGACGGCCGCTGCTGGAGGTGCGGCTCCATCCCCGAGAGGCGCAACCTCTCGCAGTGGTACCTCAAGATCACCGACTACGCCCAGGAGCTCCTGGACGACCTCGACACGCTCACGGGCTGGCCCGAGAACGTGAAGGCCCAGCAGCGCAACTGGATCGGCCGCTCCGAGGGTGCCGAGATCGACTTCAGGCTGGCGGACGAGGACGGTGTGACGCCCACGGATCGCACCATTACCGTGTTCACGACGCGCGCGGACACGCTCTTCGGCACCACCTTCATGGTGCTGCCGCCCGAGAGCGAGCTTGCCGAGGAGTTGGTCGTGGGCACCGAGCACGAGGCCGCCTATCGCGAGCTGCGCGCTGCCACCGAGAGGGTCTCCAGCGTGGAGCGTCAGGGCTCCGATCGCGAGAAGCACGGCGTGCCCACCGGCCGCTTCGTCATCAATCCCATCACGGGCGAGCCGTTTCCCATCTGGGTGGCGGACTACGTGCTCATGGACTATGGCACCGGCGCCGTCATGGGCGTGCCCTGCGGCGACCAGCGCGACTTCGAGTTCGCCAAGAAGTATGGCCTGGACATCGTCCCCATCATCTGCGAGAAGGATGGTCCGCTGTACGAGCGCCTCAAGGATCAGAGGGACATCGTGGTTCGCGACGTCGACTGGGACGGCGCCATGGCCATCGAGGGATATCTCGTGCAGTCCGGTGCGTTCACGGGCCTCAAGGGCGGCAAGCACTCGGAGGGCGTCGCGGCCATCCTCGGCTGGCTCGAGGAGCATGGCTGCGGTCGCGCGAAGGTGCAGTTCCGCCTGCGCGACTGGCTCATCAGCCGCCAGCGCTACTGGGGCAACCCCATCCCCATGATCCACTGCGACGACTGCGGCGACGTCCCCGTGCCCGAGGACCAGCTGCCGGTGCGCCTGCCCGAGGGGCTCGACCTCGGTGCGGGCGAGACGCTTGCCGAGTACGCACCCTTCTTTGAGACCACCTGCCCGAAGTGCGGCAAGCCGGCCCGCCGCATCACCGACACCATGGATACCTTCACCTGCTCCAGCTGGTACTACCTGCGCTACTGCGACCCGCACAACGATGCGTCACCGTTCTCGCGCGAGGCCGTGGACCGCTGGATGCCCGTCGACAACTACATCGGTGGCATCGAGCACGCCATCCTGCACCTGCTCTACTCGCGCTTCTGGACCAAGGTCATGCGCGACCTCGGCCTCGTGGGCACGGACGAACCCTTCACCAACCTGCTCTGCCAGGGCATGGTCAAGGATGCCAACGGCGACACCATGAGCAAGTCCAAGGGCAACGTGGTGCCGCCCTCGAGCGTCATCGGGCCGTATGGCGCGGATACGATGCGCCTGGCCATCCTCTTCATTGCCCCGCCCGAGAAGGACTTCGACTGGGACGAGGATGCCGTCGCGGGCGCGAACCGCTTCATCAGGCGCGCGTGGCGCGTGGTGTGGGAGCTTGCCAACGCCGGTGACGCTGCGGCGCCGCTTGACGTGACGACGCTGGACGCCAGGGCCAAGGAGCTCAACCGCACCCTGCACGAGCTCGGCCTGCGCTGCACGGCCGACTTCGACCGCGGGCAGTTCAACACGGCCATCTCCGCATGCATGGAGCTCACGAACGCCGCGAGCAAGTACCTGCTGGAGACCGCCGAGGGCGAGCGCGCCGCCTCCGTGTGCTGGCGCGTGGCACACGACCTGGTGGCCATGCTGGCGCCCATCTGCCCGCACTGGGCCGAGGAGCTCTTCCATGAGGCGCTGGGCCAGACAGGCTCCGTCTACGACGAGCCCTGGCCCGCGTTCGACGCCGAGCAGGCCAAGAGCGACATGGTCGAGATCGTGGTGCAGGTCAAGGGTAAGAACCGTGCCCACATCGAGGTGGCGGTGGACGCGCCGAAGGACGAGCTCGAGACGGCGGCCCGCGAGGCCGTGGCCGAGCAGATTGCCGGCAGGGACGTGAGGAAGGTCATCGTCGTGCCCGGGCGCCTCGTGAACATCGTAGCGGTGTAG
- a CDS encoding ATP-binding protein — protein MASYPFSALVGQDDLRRALVLNLVDPTIGGVLIQGEKGTGKTTAVRALPALMGGDLRVVELP, from the coding sequence ATGGCGAGCTATCCCTTCAGCGCCCTCGTCGGCCAGGACGACCTGCGGCGCGCCCTCGTCCTCAACCTGGTCGACCCCACCATCGGCGGCGTCCTCATCCAGGGGGAGAAGGGCACGGGCAAGACGACGGCCGTCCGCGCGCTGCCCGCACTCATGGGTGGCGACCTGCGCGTGGTGGAGCTGCCGTGA
- a CDS encoding double-cubane-cluster-containing anaerobic reductase, producing MAEVDYHPMWESLGMDVEAHDGLLAAVGQMFQDSFLVQENRPASTDYLDSVVANIHSGRIQEMLDQKEAGTATKIVGSFCLYVPEEVIMAARGISVGLCSGADWATDKVEKHIPHNTCPLIKSFNGFKLGRVCPYIESSDLVVGENTCDGKKKAYEFFGTQKPMHIMDVPNVKTDTALASYREQVRLLAQRVEQETGVKITEEGLRAAIRLVNEKRRALQRLSATRAADPAPISGLDCLLTVQAAFMDDPVRLTAAINAMADECERRVRDGVGVAPKGTKRVLYTGTPMPVPFWKLFTLIEQAGAVVVGEECCTGSRYYKDLVDESGETVDEMLDRIAERYYDINCAIFTPNEGRMKDVIGMAKNLHADGIVDCSLQFCTLYDMESFTMRKAAEEAGIPYMHISTDYSNEDTGQLTTRIQAFIEMI from the coding sequence ATGGCAGAGGTCGACTATCATCCCATGTGGGAGAGCCTAGGCATGGACGTCGAGGCCCATGATGGGCTACTGGCAGCGGTGGGGCAGATGTTCCAGGACTCGTTCCTTGTGCAGGAGAACCGCCCGGCGAGCACCGACTACCTCGACAGCGTGGTCGCCAACATCCACTCCGGGCGCATCCAGGAGATGCTCGACCAGAAGGAGGCCGGTACCGCCACAAAGATCGTGGGTTCGTTCTGCCTCTACGTGCCCGAGGAAGTCATCATGGCCGCCCGAGGCATCTCTGTGGGACTCTGCTCCGGCGCCGACTGGGCCACGGACAAGGTGGAGAAGCACATCCCCCACAACACCTGTCCGCTCATCAAGAGCTTCAACGGCTTCAAGCTGGGGCGCGTCTGCCCCTACATCGAGTCGAGCGACCTGGTGGTGGGCGAGAACACCTGCGACGGCAAGAAGAAGGCCTACGAGTTCTTCGGCACGCAGAAGCCCATGCACATCATGGATGTTCCCAACGTCAAGACCGATACCGCCCTTGCCTCCTATAGGGAGCAGGTACGTCTCCTGGCCCAGCGCGTGGAACAGGAGACTGGGGTCAAGATCACGGAAGAGGGCCTGAGGGCGGCCATCAGGCTCGTCAACGAGAAGCGCCGCGCGCTCCAGCGCCTGTCCGCAACGCGGGCGGCGGACCCCGCCCCCATCTCTGGGCTGGACTGCCTCCTCACCGTGCAGGCCGCCTTCATGGACGACCCGGTGCGCCTGACGGCAGCCATCAACGCCATGGCCGACGAGTGCGAGCGGCGCGTGAGGGACGGCGTAGGCGTGGCCCCCAAGGGCACCAAGCGCGTCCTATATACCGGAACGCCCATGCCCGTCCCGTTCTGGAAGCTCTTTACCCTCATCGAGCAGGCCGGCGCCGTCGTGGTGGGCGAGGAGTGCTGCACGGGCTCGCGCTACTACAAGGATCTCGTCGATGAGTCCGGCGAGACGGTCGACGAGATGCTCGACCGGATAGCGGAGCGCTACTACGACATCAACTGCGCCATCTTCACGCCCAACGAGGGCCGCATGAAGGACGTCATCGGCATGGCCAAGAACCTGCATGCCGACGGCATCGTCGACTGCTCGCTCCAGTTCTGCACGCTCTACGACATGGAGTCGTTCACGATGCGGAAGGCGGCCGAAGAGGCGGGCATCCCCTACATGCACATCTCGACCGACTACTCCAACGAGGACACGGGCCAGCTGACGACCCGCATCCAGGCCTTCATCGAGATGATCTAG
- a CDS encoding radical SAM protein, producing MRYEGQICRTPRERASFMLPISVGCPYNRCKFCDLFKHLSYRTLPFEQVKAEVGRIAATGRSPRGVMLGDGNAFGVRTEDLLAVLELIHRQLPGCASVSADATISSIAAKSNEELAKIATGGLRTLYIGIESGLDDVLAFMHKEHDNTTARRQIARLHAAGMEYGAHIMTGIAGHGRGIENARATAAFLNGTKPLYICNFSLFLHRDVELGREVERDSFVPASEQENLHEDRELVSLLEGPVDFDGFHDYVELRVHGSLPEDRERMLRQLDAAIKEFEVEEPLFSMVGSIARQREPKDEEDPEETRVAS from the coding sequence ATGCGGTACGAAGGCCAGATCTGTCGCACGCCACGTGAGCGCGCATCATTCATGCTGCCCATCAGCGTCGGATGCCCCTACAACCGCTGCAAGTTCTGCGACCTCTTCAAGCACCTCAGCTACCGCACCCTGCCCTTCGAGCAGGTGAAGGCCGAGGTGGGGCGCATCGCGGCCACCGGGAGGTCCCCGCGCGGCGTCATGCTGGGAGACGGCAACGCCTTTGGCGTGAGGACGGAGGATCTGCTCGCCGTCCTCGAGCTCATACACCGGCAGCTTCCCGGCTGCGCCAGCGTGAGCGCCGATGCCACCATCTCGAGCATCGCCGCCAAGAGCAACGAGGAGCTCGCCAAGATCGCCACAGGTGGCCTGCGCACCCTCTACATCGGCATCGAGAGCGGCCTGGACGACGTGCTCGCCTTCATGCACAAGGAGCACGACAACACGACCGCCCGCAGGCAGATCGCCCGCCTGCACGCCGCTGGCATGGAGTACGGAGCCCACATCATGACGGGCATCGCCGGCCACGGGCGCGGCATCGAGAACGCCCGGGCGACGGCGGCCTTCCTCAACGGAACCAAGCCCCTCTACATCTGCAACTTCAGCCTCTTCCTGCATCGGGACGTGGAGCTGGGCCGGGAGGTGGAGCGTGACAGCTTCGTGCCCGCCAGCGAGCAGGAGAACCTGCACGAGGACCGCGAGCTGGTCTCCCTCCTGGAGGGACCGGTCGACTTCGACGGCTTCCATGACTACGTGGAGCTGCGCGTGCACGGCAGCCTGCCCGAGGATCGCGAGCGGATGCTGCGCCAGCTGGACGCCGCCATCAAGGAGTTCGAGGTGGAGGAGCCCCTCTTCTCGATGGTGGGGTCCATCGCCAGGCAGAGGGAGCCCAAGGACGAGGAGGATCCCGAGGAGACCCGCGTGGCCTCGTAG
- a CDS encoding ABC transporter permease, whose protein sequence is MSREELLDLENARKTPRERAVDHAVCLLPVLVGMGGILEYLYVPNRPGYRTTFVYVWFLSALVALSLAGALLTFCSGRTMRHIRHKAPFHVLIYLLFIGYDLLTDKSASLMMPFFPSVDQVLNAILSDGAYLFDCTWHSLILLFTGYAIGLVVGLATGIACGYSRRINYWISPFTRLLGAIPSTTWIPVVMVLAMSLFQGAVFIIALGVWFAITVSTITGIRTIDRSYYEAARILGASSRQLVTHVSIPSALPSIFQGMTQAMSSACTALIVAEMIGVQSGLGWYITWQKNWAEYDKMYGAIIVICLIFVAVNFLLERIRRRVLVWQEGMVEER, encoded by the coding sequence TTGAGCAGGGAGGAACTGCTCGACCTCGAGAACGCTCGCAAGACGCCCCGGGAGAGAGCGGTCGACCATGCCGTCTGCCTGCTTCCCGTGCTGGTGGGGATGGGCGGCATCCTCGAGTACCTCTACGTTCCCAACAGGCCCGGCTACCGCACCACCTTCGTGTACGTGTGGTTCCTGAGCGCGCTCGTGGCCCTCTCGCTGGCGGGCGCCCTCCTGACCTTCTGCTCCGGGCGCACCATGCGGCACATACGCCACAAGGCGCCCTTCCACGTCCTCATCTACCTGCTCTTCATTGGCTATGACCTGCTCACCGACAAGTCAGCCAGCCTCATGATGCCCTTCTTCCCCTCGGTCGACCAGGTGCTGAACGCCATCCTCTCCGATGGGGCATACCTCTTCGACTGTACCTGGCACTCCCTCATCCTCCTGTTCACGGGCTATGCGATCGGCCTGGTGGTGGGGCTTGCGACGGGCATCGCCTGCGGCTACAGCAGGCGCATCAACTACTGGATCTCTCCCTTCACACGGTTGCTGGGTGCGATCCCGTCAACGACGTGGATTCCCGTCGTCATGGTGCTGGCCATGTCGCTCTTCCAGGGGGCGGTGTTCATCATCGCCCTGGGCGTGTGGTTCGCCATCACGGTCTCCACCATCACGGGGATCCGCACCATCGACAGGTCGTACTACGAGGCGGCGCGCATCCTGGGCGCGAGCTCCCGCCAGCTGGTGACGCACGTCTCCATCCCCTCGGCCCTGCCGAGCATCTTCCAGGGCATGACGCAGGCCATGAGCTCCGCCTGCACCGCGCTCATCGTGGCGGAGATGATAGGCGTGCAGTCCGGGCTGGGCTGGTACATCACCTGGCAGAAGAACTGGGCGGAGTACGACAAGATGTACGGGGCGATCATCGTCATATGCCTCATCTTCGTGGCCGTCAACTTCCTGCTTGAGAGGATCAGGCGCCGGGTGCTCGTCTGGCAGGAGGGGATGGTGGAGGAGCGATGA
- a CDS encoding ABC transporter ATP-binding protein, with product MRLEVNHVSKSFAGVGPHDVVDVLDDVSLIASAGEFVCIVGPSGCGKSTLLRLVAGLEVPTKGSVLLDGTKVEGPSPRRGMVFQRPTLFPWLTVRKNIAFGPRMCGEDGDLERRVDRMLELAGLRDFADVYPHQLSGGMAQRIALVRAIINDPEVMLLDEPLGALDAFTRMGMQDTILAMWQDKNDVILMVTHDVDEAIYMGTHVIVMSPAPTHVAKAIRIDLDYPRNRAGGEFTAYRNQILSLLNFGRVSS from the coding sequence ATGAGGCTCGAGGTCAACCACGTGAGCAAGAGCTTCGCGGGGGTGGGACCCCACGACGTGGTCGACGTGCTCGACGACGTGAGCCTTATAGCGTCCGCCGGCGAGTTCGTGTGCATCGTAGGGCCGTCTGGCTGCGGCAAGTCCACGCTCCTGCGCCTCGTCGCCGGCCTCGAGGTGCCCACCAAGGGATCCGTCCTGCTGGACGGCACCAAGGTGGAGGGCCCCAGCCCGCGTCGCGGCATGGTCTTCCAGAGGCCCACGCTCTTCCCGTGGCTGACGGTGCGCAAGAACATCGCCTTTGGCCCGCGCATGTGCGGAGAGGACGGCGACCTCGAACGACGCGTCGACCGGATGCTTGAGCTCGCGGGCCTCAGAGACTTCGCGGACGTCTATCCCCATCAGCTGTCAGGGGGCATGGCGCAGCGCATCGCCCTCGTTCGCGCCATCATCAACGATCCAGAGGTCATGCTCCTCGACGAGCCGCTGGGGGCGCTCGACGCCTTCACCCGCATGGGGATGCAGGATACGATCCTCGCCATGTGGCAGGACAAGAACGACGTGATCCTCATGGTGACCCATGACGTTGATGAGGCCATCTACATGGGTACGCATGTCATCGTGATGTCTCCCGCCCCAACCCATGTGGCGAAGGCCATCAGGATCGACCTCGACTATCCGCGCAACAGGGCGGGTGGGGAGTTTACGGCATATCGCAACCAGATTCTGTCACTTTTGAACTTCGGGAGGGTCTCCTCGTAG
- a CDS encoding ABC transporter substrate-binding protein: MSSMVTRRGFVGGAALVGLALVGCGNTQVGANENDTSAADATKAVYEMSREEEEEAIKKEPFYGKKLTVGYGGGLCLGAFGITEDQGYSADEGLDCELMNVQSKIDAVGSGQVQVVGTHIASLLVPAYNGIGMTFTLGIHSGCKSLYVLTDGSVRSTQDLKGQTIGVPEGMGSADQNIAMRFLGRDEVDPKTDVEWKQVAKEACIQGMQNGEIAAAVLEDQYAMPFVSDGTITYIRSLTYDDDFKVEPCCILAFNSDFAKENPVHVKRYTRAFQKAGVFIEQNTEQALDILLQNSWASGDRDDDLALMQAFDYTITEQRTKDSLLDIIADYQKYGVIDSEQSADEVLAKVWAPVLDDVQ; this comes from the coding sequence ATGAGCAGCATGGTGACGCGCAGGGGGTTCGTGGGCGGGGCGGCCTTGGTGGGGCTTGCCCTTGTCGGATGCGGCAACACGCAGGTCGGTGCCAACGAGAACGACACGTCTGCCGCAGACGCCACCAAGGCCGTCTACGAGATGTCGAGGGAGGAGGAAGAGGAGGCCATCAAGAAGGAGCCCTTCTATGGCAAGAAGCTCACCGTGGGCTACGGTGGAGGCCTCTGCCTGGGTGCCTTTGGCATCACCGAGGACCAAGGCTACAGCGCAGACGAGGGCCTCGACTGCGAGCTCATGAACGTCCAATCCAAGATCGATGCGGTCGGGTCGGGGCAGGTGCAGGTCGTGGGCACCCACATCGCCTCGCTCCTGGTGCCCGCCTACAATGGCATCGGCATGACCTTCACGCTGGGCATCCACTCGGGGTGCAAGTCGCTCTACGTTCTGACGGACGGGAGCGTGCGGTCGACCCAGGACCTTAAGGGCCAGACCATCGGCGTTCCCGAGGGCATGGGCAGCGCGGACCAGAACATCGCCATGCGCTTCCTGGGCCGCGACGAGGTGGATCCCAAGACCGACGTCGAGTGGAAGCAGGTCGCCAAGGAGGCCTGCATACAGGGGATGCAGAATGGCGAGATAGCGGCGGCGGTCCTCGAGGACCAGTACGCCATGCCCTTCGTCAGCGATGGGACCATCACCTACATCCGGTCGCTCACCTACGATGACGACTTCAAGGTCGAACCCTGCTGCATCCTCGCATTCAACAGCGACTTCGCGAAGGAGAACCCCGTGCACGTCAAGCGCTACACGCGCGCCTTCCAGAAGGCCGGCGTGTTCATCGAGCAGAACACGGAGCAGGCGCTCGACATCCTCCTGCAGAACTCCTGGGCCTCCGGGGACCGCGATGACGACCTCGCCCTCATGCAGGCGTTCGACTACACGATCACGGAGCAGCGCACCAAGGACTCCCTGCTCGACATCATTGCCGACTACCAGAAGTACGGCGTCATCGATAGCGAGCAGAGTGCGGATGAGGTTCTGGCGAAGGTCTGGGCACCCGTCCTGGATGACGTCCAGTAG
- the moaC gene encoding cyclic pyranopterin monophosphate synthase MoaC — translation MGTRRGRTTLPRSSCTFDARGNARMVDVSEKAFTSRMALATGIIEVSPEVFDAIEGRQVRKGDVLDMVQMAGIVGCKRTSELIPLCHLLSLTNATLSFELCPEHHSIRACCRVRTSDKTDVEMEALTGVSVALLIVYDICKAIDERMVVRDVHLVEKTGGTSESFQFWKPCSGPLFIREISFMK, via the coding sequence ATCGGCACGAGGAGGGGGCGCACGACGCTCCCCAGGAGTTCATGCACTTTCGATGCCAGGGGCAACGCCCGCATGGTGGACGTCTCCGAGAAGGCGTTCACCTCCCGCATGGCGCTCGCCACAGGGATCATCGAGGTCTCTCCGGAGGTGTTCGACGCCATCGAGGGCAGGCAGGTGCGCAAGGGCGACGTGCTGGACATGGTCCAGATGGCCGGCATCGTGGGCTGCAAGCGCACCTCGGAGCTCATTCCCCTCTGCCACCTGCTCAGCCTCACCAACGCCACCCTCTCCTTCGAGCTGTGTCCCGAGCATCACAGCATCAGGGCATGCTGTCGCGTGCGGACGAGCGACAAGACGGACGTGGAGATGGAGGCGCTCACGGGAGTCTCTGTGGCACTGCTCATCGTCTACGACATATGCAAGGCCATTGACGAGCGCATGGTGGTCCGCGACGTCCACCTGGTGGAGAAGACGGGCGGCACGAGCGAGAGTTTCCAGTTCTGGAAACCGTGCAGTGGTCCACTATTCATCCGTGAGATCAGTTTCATGAAATAA
- a CDS encoding double-cubane-cluster-containing anaerobic reductase translates to MPDTVTLPKTFDEYNDTRKANFMRVKEFKEGGGRLAGYLCSYAPLEVLDAAGVSSVGLCGTSDETVEAAETVLPRGLCPLIKSTYGFALTDKCPYTYFSDLIIGETTCDGKKKMYELLDDIKHTYVLRLPNGHDRAYEFDAWYDEVKLFKEHIEELLGVEVTEEKLRDAARKRNRLRQAVIDQAELQVSEPPMTWGCEIMSSALAGTFYFDCGEYAASLERSVAEHKAAYEAGERPVPSTAKRIMITGCPTGGVIKKIGEVIEKSGGVIVCNDSCNGERTSRMMIDPEAPDILRALSDRYLKINCAVMTPNEGRLDSVRDLCEKYRVAGVIDNVLTGCHPFNVEGSLVERLCDGMGMPYMKLETDYSDGDSGQLSTRIAAFIEML, encoded by the coding sequence ATGCCGGATACCGTCACGCTGCCCAAGACCTTCGATGAGTACAACGACACGCGCAAGGCAAACTTCATGCGCGTGAAGGAGTTCAAGGAGGGTGGTGGTCGCCTCGCGGGCTACCTCTGCTCCTACGCACCACTCGAGGTGCTGGACGCGGCGGGCGTCTCCAGCGTGGGACTCTGTGGCACCAGTGACGAGACGGTGGAGGCCGCCGAGACGGTGCTCCCGCGTGGCCTCTGCCCGCTCATCAAGTCCACCTACGGCTTCGCCCTCACGGACAAGTGCCCCTACACCTACTTCTCCGACCTCATCATTGGCGAGACCACCTGCGACGGCAAGAAGAAGATGTACGAGCTTCTGGATGACATCAAGCACACCTACGTGCTGCGCCTGCCCAATGGTCACGACCGTGCCTACGAGTTCGACGCATGGTACGACGAGGTCAAGCTCTTCAAGGAGCACATCGAGGAGCTGTTGGGCGTGGAGGTGACGGAGGAGAAGCTGCGCGACGCCGCCCGCAAGCGCAACCGCCTGCGGCAGGCCGTCATCGATCAAGCGGAGCTTCAGGTGAGCGAGCCTCCGATGACCTGGGGCTGCGAGATCATGAGCTCCGCCCTTGCTGGCACCTTCTACTTTGACTGCGGGGAGTACGCCGCGAGCCTTGAGCGCAGCGTGGCCGAGCACAAGGCCGCCTATGAGGCGGGCGAGCGCCCCGTGCCCTCTACCGCCAAGCGCATCATGATCACGGGCTGCCCCACCGGTGGCGTCATCAAGAAGATTGGCGAGGTCATCGAGAAGAGCGGTGGCGTCATCGTCTGCAACGACTCCTGCAACGGCGAGCGCACGAGTCGCATGATGATTGATCCGGAGGCGCCGGACATCCTGCGGGCCCTGTCTGATCGCTACCTCAAGATCAACTGCGCCGTGATGACCCCCAACGAGGGGCGTCTGGATTCGGTGAGGGACCTCTGCGAGAAGTACCGCGTTGCCGGCGTGATCGACAACGTGCTCACAGGCTGCCACCCCTTCAACGTGGAGGGTTCGCTCGTCGAGCGCCTCTGCGATGGGATGGGCATGCCCTACATGAAGCTCGAGACCGACTACTCCGATGGCGACTCGGGCCAGCTCTCCACGCGTATCGCCGCCTTCATCGAGATGCTATAG